A stretch of the Bombyx mori chromosome 12, ASM3026992v2 genome encodes the following:
- the LOC101742337 gene encoding uncharacterized protein LOC101742337 isoform X1: MAQSQFSLTWESHKRNMCTGLSSLQQNNEFVDMTLAAEGHFVKVHQVIIALSSPYFKDLLASAPCQHPVVFLNKVSYTTLSLILEYIYTGEVYINVENLLELIEAAKELKIKGLEDMKLPEITSVQEPDVEDEMSTQEHDYNDENSQIEALEEGTCYLEISNLTMDEKPYIIDDDSYSVVECKEQLLQHVTDHTYEETIKQDQNADDTNENETLPNSDKNITTLFSNNAKASVIQYTVSNQGSLQMILNRYIYYLKHTNKNKSQQWRCIDYLNSKKCPAYVVSKDGVIILRISAHTHAFHDKRILKKVRSGVVFSALDEAEERGFDIKKNKSYDGNSE; the protein is encoded by the exons ATGGCACAATCTCAGTTCTCACTAACGTGGGAAAGCCATAAAAGAAATATGTGTACCGGATTAAGTAGCCTACAGCAG AACAATGAATTTGTCGACATGACACTAGCAGCCGAAGGTCATTTTGTGAAAGTGCACCAAGTCATAATCGCTCTGTCTAGTCCATATTTCAAGGATCTCCTGGCTTCAGCACCGTGTCAACATCCAGTTGTGTTTCTCAAT AAAGTATCATACACAACTTTAAGCTTGATACTGGAGTACATATACACCGGAGAAGTGTACATCAACGTTGAGAACCTATTGGAGCTGATTGAGGCAGCGAAAGAATTGAAGATAAAAGGACTTGAAGACATG AAATTACCCGAAATTACATCTGTTCAAGAGCCTGATGTTGAGGACGAGATGAGCACACAAGAACATGATTACAATGATGAAAATTCACAAATTGAGGCTTTAGAAGAGGGTACATGTTACTTAGAGATATCAAATTTGACCATGGATGAAAAACCTTATATAATAGATGATGACAG TTATTCAGTGGTAGAATGCAAAGAACAGCTATTACAACATGTAACGGATCACACGTACGAAGAGACGATTAAACAGGATCAAAACGCTGATGATACAAACGAAAATGAAACTTTACCTAATTCGGATAAAAATATCACTACTCTATTTAGTAACAATGCAAAAG CTTCCGTGATACAATACACAGTGTCCAATCAAGGCTCATTACAGATGATATTAAAcagatacatatattatttgaaGCACACAAACAAGAATAAGTCGCAACAGTGGCGGTGCATAGACTATTTGAACAGCAAGAAATGTCCAGCTTATGTCGTTAGCAAAGACGGTGTCATTATATTAAG GATTTCAGCTCACACACACGCCTTCCACGACAAAAGGATTTTAAAGAAAGTTCGGTCGGGTGTTGTGTTCTCGGCGCTCGACGAAGCAGAGGAACGCGGTTTtgatataaagaaaaataaaagctaTGATGGAAACAGCgaataa
- the LOC101742337 gene encoding uncharacterized protein LOC101742337 isoform X2 — MTLAAEGHFVKVHQVIIALSSPYFKDLLASAPCQHPVVFLNKVSYTTLSLILEYIYTGEVYINVENLLELIEAAKELKIKGLEDMKLPEITSVQEPDVEDEMSTQEHDYNDENSQIEALEEGTCYLEISNLTMDEKPYIIDDDSYSVVECKEQLLQHVTDHTYEETIKQDQNADDTNENETLPNSDKNITTLFSNNAKASVIQYTVSNQGSLQMILNRYIYYLKHTNKNKSQQWRCIDYLNSKKCPAYVVSKDGVIILRISAHTHAFHDKRILKKVRSGVVFSALDEAEERGFDIKKNKSYDGNSE, encoded by the exons ATGACACTAGCAGCCGAAGGTCATTTTGTGAAAGTGCACCAAGTCATAATCGCTCTGTCTAGTCCATATTTCAAGGATCTCCTGGCTTCAGCACCGTGTCAACATCCAGTTGTGTTTCTCAAT AAAGTATCATACACAACTTTAAGCTTGATACTGGAGTACATATACACCGGAGAAGTGTACATCAACGTTGAGAACCTATTGGAGCTGATTGAGGCAGCGAAAGAATTGAAGATAAAAGGACTTGAAGACATG AAATTACCCGAAATTACATCTGTTCAAGAGCCTGATGTTGAGGACGAGATGAGCACACAAGAACATGATTACAATGATGAAAATTCACAAATTGAGGCTTTAGAAGAGGGTACATGTTACTTAGAGATATCAAATTTGACCATGGATGAAAAACCTTATATAATAGATGATGACAG TTATTCAGTGGTAGAATGCAAAGAACAGCTATTACAACATGTAACGGATCACACGTACGAAGAGACGATTAAACAGGATCAAAACGCTGATGATACAAACGAAAATGAAACTTTACCTAATTCGGATAAAAATATCACTACTCTATTTAGTAACAATGCAAAAG CTTCCGTGATACAATACACAGTGTCCAATCAAGGCTCATTACAGATGATATTAAAcagatacatatattatttgaaGCACACAAACAAGAATAAGTCGCAACAGTGGCGGTGCATAGACTATTTGAACAGCAAGAAATGTCCAGCTTATGTCGTTAGCAAAGACGGTGTCATTATATTAAG GATTTCAGCTCACACACACGCCTTCCACGACAAAAGGATTTTAAAGAAAGTTCGGTCGGGTGTTGTGTTCTCGGCGCTCGACGAAGCAGAGGAACGCGGTTTtgatataaagaaaaataaaagctaTGATGGAAACAGCgaataa
- the LOC100862822 gene encoding LOW QUALITY PROTEIN: UDP-glucosyltransferase 2 (The sequence of the model RefSeq protein was modified relative to this genomic sequence to represent the inferred CDS: deleted 1 base in 1 codon) produces the protein MKIFILFLIVTSVESYKILCLFPYPGKSHYMVFEPILDELINRGHHLTVVSFFPATIPLPNRRDVSLQHLAPPNVEVLDLKEIYLKTQKYFGLENYFGHMSIVTSLAKSNLLICERIINSDVFEEFLAGKGEYDLILIEHFNSDCLLSLVHIYNVPSIGLISSSMMPWTMARAGAPDNPAYIPGMTSVHRKMTFFERLINTFTLHFYNTWFEYAIWREEQKIIEKKLKRKLPRLSDLGKNSSAVLVNTHFSINGIRELTPSLIEIGGIHLHNRTIRELNEPLRTLVENAEEGFIIFSFGSLVKGSSLPRKQMKAIINAFARLPQTIFWKWEDDISDAIKIPKNVKFEKWLPQYDLLNQQNCLAFITHGGLLSLTEAVASSVPTLIIPILGDQFGNAAHAQKAGVAEVLSLTEIEEDVFYNKLLSVLSKEKRQKAKLLTSLWRDRPQPAMETALFNIELVARHKGLDMSSGSRWLSPIQYLLLDIIAFIVFVLFISTFTFVFILKTFISVVQIYYRNKEKSS, from the exons ATGAAGATTTTCATATTATTCTTAATTGTAACTTCAGTGGAAAGTTACAAAATTCTCTGTCTGTTTCCTTACCCTGGAAAAAGTCATTACATGGTATTCGAACCAATTCTGGACGAGCTTATCAACCGTGGACATCACCTGACAGTTGTTTCCTTCTTTCCGGCTACGATTCCACTACCGAACCGTCGTGACGTTAGCTTGCAGCATTTAGCTCCGCCTAACGTCGAAGTGCTTGATCTAAAagagatttatttaaaaacccaAAAGTATTTCGGCTTAGAGAATTACTTCGGACATATGTCTATAGTTACTTCTTTAGCTAAATCGAACCTTCTTATTTGCGAGAGAATAATCAATTCGGATGTATTCGAGGAGTTTCTGGCGGGAAAAGGCGAATACGATCTAATTTTGATAGAACATTTTAACAGTGACTGCTTGCTAAGTTTGGTTCATATCTATAATGTCCCTTCTATAGGTTTGATCTCGAGTAGTATGATGCCATGGACCATGGCAAGGGCTGGAGCGCCAGACAATCCCGCCTATATACCTGGCATGACTTCCGTTCACAGA AAAATGACGTTCTTCGAAAGATTGATAAATACGTTTAccttacatttttataatacgTGGTTTGAGTATGCGATTTGGCGCGAAGAAcagaaaattattgaaaagaaATTGAAAAGGAAACTACCTAGGCTGAGTGATTTGGGTAAAAATTCCAGTGCTGTATTGGTAAACACTCATTTTTCTATAAATGGTATTAGGGAACTTACGCCTTCTTTAATAGAAATTGGCGGTATCCACCTACATAACAGGACTATCAGAGAACTCAACGAg CCCCTGCGTACTTTAGTTGAGAATGCAGAAGAAGGCTTCATAATATTCAGTTTCGGCTCATTAGTGAAGGGATCTTCGTTACCGCGAAAGCAAATGAAAGCCATAATCAACGCTTTTGCTCGTTTACCACAAACAATATTTTGGAAATGGGAGGACGATATCTCAGACGCGATAAAAATACCAAAGAacgttaaatttgaaaaatggtTGCCGCAATACGATTTGTTga ACCAGCAAAATTGCTTGGCATTTATCACACACGGCGGTCTACTTAGCTTGACGGAGGCAGTCGCGTCAAGCGTGCCGACTCTCATTATTCCTATACTCGGAGATCAGTTCGGGAACGCGGCCCATGCTCAGAAAGCTGGCGTCGCCGAGGTTCTAAGTCTTACGGAAATTGAAGAAGACGTGTTCTATAATAAACTCTTATCAGTTTTGTCTAAGGA GAAACGTCAGAAAGCTAAATTACTAACAAGTCTTTGGCGGGATCGTCCTCAACCGGCAATGGAAACGGCCCTATTCAACATAGAACTCGTAGCGCGACATAAAGGACTGGATATGTCGTCTGGTTCGCGGTGGTTGTCGCCTATCCAGTACTTGCTATTAGATATTATAGCTTTTAtagtgttcgttttattcatatcaacatttacttttgtttttattttaaaaacttttatttctgTGGTACAAATATATTACCgtaacaaagaaaaatcaaGTTAA
- the LOC101742094 gene encoding spermidine synthase, with translation MDKLKTNWFTESCDMWPGGTFSFEVKEVLHTEKSKYQNIQVFDTTSLGKVLVLDGIIQCTQKDEFSYQEMISFLPLCCHKNPENVLIVGGGDGGVAREVAKHPQVKHIVLVEIDDRVIELSKRYLPFMAVGFDSPKLTLHVGDGFEFMKNHRQEFDVIITDSSDPVGPAVNLFQKNYFSLMKSALKPDGIVCSQAGTIWNDIELVTNTLNFCKNQFPAAAYCYTSVPTYPSGQIGFVIGSLTKDIKFNEPQLTFTRDEEEAMNLRYYNSEVHRAAFALPTFVKYKLA, from the exons ATGGACAAACTAAAAACCAACTGGTTTACGGAATCATGCGATATGTGGCCTGGGGGTACTTTCTCATTCGAAGTCAAAGAAGTACTGCACACAGAAAAATCAAAATACCAGAATATCCAAGTTTTTGATACAACCAGTTTGGGGAAGGTTCTTGTCTTGGACGGAATCATACAATGCACTCAGAAAGATGAGTTTTCTTATCAG gaaatgATATCATTTTTGCCTTTATGCTGCCACAAAAATCCAGAAAATGTACTCATAGTCGGTGGAGGTGATGGAGGTGTCGCAAGGGAAGTCGCCAAACATCCTCAAGTGAAACACATTGTTCTG gtTGAAATTGATGACCGCGTAATTGAGTTATCAAAAAGGTACCTCCCGTTCATGGCGGTCGGTTTCGATAGTCCTAAGTTAACTCTTCATGTGGGTGACGGTTTTGAATTTATGAAGAACCATAGACAAGAGTTTGACGTCATTATCACGGACAGTAGCGACCCAGTCGGACCGGccgtaaatttatttcaaaagaaCTACTTCTCTCTGATGAAGAGCGCTTTGAAACCTGACGGCATAGTTTGTTCGCAAGCCGGAACAATCTGGAATGATATAGAGCTCGTAACGAATACGTTGAATTTCTGCAAGAATCAGTTTCCGGCGGCCGCTTATTGTTACACGTCCGTGCCTACGTATCCTTCCGGTCAGATCGGATTTGTGATAGGTTCTCTGACCAAAGACATCAAATTTAATGAACCTCAATTGACGTTTACTAGAGACGAAGAGGAAGCTATGAATTTGCGTTACTACAACAGCGAAGTTCATAGAGCAGCGTTCGCGTTGCCAACCTTTGTAAAATATAAACTGGCttga
- the LOC101741949 gene encoding ubiquitin-like-conjugating enzyme ATG10 yields the protein MSSVTYTDFIEAAKNFIEISNRCCDGWKFIEHDKDKCYLRKETFLNYKNGDYERLLKADYVIFYKESYCVPSFSFNVWNSAGMLLSLDDIRTMSLISINKKDFYSVVTQQEHPIFQRPYFIIHPCHTESVLAAFKDKSKNIIVTFLGLVCPLLNINLPLEYGM from the exons ATGTCTTCCGTGACTTATACAGATTTCATAGAAGCAgcgaaaaattttattgaaatctcAAATAGATGTTGTGATGGTTGGAAATTTATTGAACACGATAAAGATAAATGCTATTTACGTAAAGaaacatttttgaattataaaaacgGTGATTATGAACGTTTATTGAAAGCtgattatgtaatattttacaagGAGAGTTATTGTGTTCCATCCTTTAGTTTTAATGTTTGGAACTCGGCTGGCATGTTGTTGTCATTGGATGATATAAGGACGATGTCTTTGATAAG CATAAACAAAAAAGACTTTTACTCAGTGGTCACACAACAAGAGCATCCAATATTCCAAAGACCGTACTTCATCATTCATCCGTGTCACACCGAATCAGTACTGGCTGCTTTTAAAGACaaatcaaaaaatataattgtgacATTTCTAGGCTTGGTTTGTCCTTtgcttaatattaatttacctCTTGAATATGGAATGTGA